One window of Saccharopolyspora phatthalungensis genomic DNA carries:
- a CDS encoding DUF397 domain-containing protein has product MWRKSSYSGEESNCVEIGAGLDIVGVRDSKDPGGGTLVFGYPAWGSFLAVVKAERFG; this is encoded by the coding sequence ATGTGGCGGAAGTCCAGCTATAGCGGTGAAGAGTCCAACTGTGTTGAGATTGGGGCGGGGCTTGACATTGTCGGGGTTCGGGACAGCAAGGACCCGGGCGGGGGGACCTTGGTTTTTGGTTACCCGGCATGGGGTTCGTTCTTAGCCGTGGTCAAGGCTGAGCGATTCGGCTGA
- a CDS encoding MFS transporter produces MGLRRHDQRSDASRGRPGWGAGQRGKRGRYAEGGQAVPSEDASEHRFEAPSPGRSERAGREFGAGASHGDDRAERDSRRYPWEEDPDYARPRSRARGLPPLPEDHPGRAREDPEPDKASGTAPPRKLTVTRVAAWRSRDLTQRAMRMFFSLAHADGADRSGLAKFTYAVMGNYAVDAAMAVALANTLFFSAATGESKDKVALYLLITVAPFAVIAPVIGPALDRLQQGRRIALAASFAIRVLLAVVMAVNFNSWLLYPAALGCMVLSKSFGVLKAAMTPRVLPSQITLTKANSRLTAFGMAAGGIFGAIASGFAWLLGSEGALWFMAAMAACGVWLCLRIPGWVESTEGEVPTSISSRPKQARKVPLSRHVVVALWGNGGIRLLTGFLTLFAAFVIKQSTQHEPFMQLVLLGLVGGAAGVGSFLGNGLGSKMHFGKPDRLIIACLGGTLAVVVCAALLAGLPLAVAVGLVGATASALAKVCLDAVIQHDMPEASRASAFGRSETILQLGWVFGGALGILLPPVYWIGFTVVAVLLALVLAQTIIAGRGGTLLPRLPRRAAPATTPLRTGS; encoded by the coding sequence ATGGGTTTGCGACGCCATGACCAGCGATCGGACGCCTCGCGCGGGCGTCCGGGCTGGGGTGCCGGGCAGCGCGGCAAGCGCGGTCGGTACGCCGAAGGCGGCCAGGCGGTGCCGAGCGAAGACGCCTCGGAGCACCGGTTCGAGGCGCCGAGCCCCGGCAGAAGCGAGCGGGCGGGTCGGGAGTTCGGCGCCGGAGCGTCGCATGGAGACGACCGGGCCGAGCGGGACAGCCGTCGTTACCCGTGGGAAGAGGACCCGGACTACGCCCGGCCGCGCAGCCGCGCCCGGGGGCTGCCGCCGCTGCCCGAGGACCACCCGGGCCGGGCGCGGGAGGATCCGGAGCCCGACAAGGCCAGCGGCACCGCACCACCCCGGAAGCTGACGGTGACGCGCGTGGCCGCTTGGCGCAGTAGGGACCTGACGCAACGCGCGATGCGGATGTTCTTCTCGCTCGCGCATGCCGACGGGGCCGACCGGTCCGGGCTCGCGAAGTTCACCTACGCCGTGATGGGCAACTACGCGGTGGACGCCGCGATGGCGGTCGCACTGGCCAACACGCTGTTCTTCTCCGCCGCCACCGGCGAGAGCAAGGACAAGGTCGCGCTCTACTTGCTGATCACGGTCGCACCGTTCGCCGTGATCGCCCCGGTGATCGGCCCGGCGCTGGATCGGTTGCAGCAGGGCCGCCGCATCGCGCTCGCCGCGTCCTTCGCGATTCGCGTGCTGCTCGCGGTGGTGATGGCGGTGAACTTCAACAGCTGGCTGCTCTACCCGGCGGCGTTGGGCTGCATGGTGCTGTCGAAGTCCTTCGGGGTGCTCAAGGCCGCCATGACGCCGCGGGTGCTGCCGTCGCAGATCACGCTGACCAAGGCCAACTCCCGGCTGACCGCGTTCGGCATGGCCGCGGGCGGGATCTTCGGCGCGATCGCGTCCGGTTTCGCCTGGTTGCTGGGTTCCGAGGGCGCGCTGTGGTTCATGGCGGCGATGGCCGCCTGCGGGGTGTGGCTGTGCCTGCGGATCCCCGGCTGGGTGGAGAGCACCGAGGGTGAGGTGCCGACCTCGATCAGCTCTCGCCCGAAGCAGGCCAGGAAGGTCCCGCTGAGCAGGCATGTGGTCGTGGCGCTGTGGGGCAACGGCGGAATCCGGTTGCTGACCGGATTCCTGACGCTGTTCGCCGCGTTCGTGATCAAGCAGAGCACCCAGCACGAGCCGTTCATGCAACTGGTGCTGCTCGGCCTGGTCGGTGGCGCGGCCGGCGTCGGCAGCTTCCTTGGCAACGGGCTCGGTTCGAAGATGCACTTCGGCAAGCCGGACAGGCTGATCATCGCCTGCCTGGGCGGCACGCTGGCCGTGGTGGTCTGCGCGGCCCTGCTGGCCGGGCTGCCGCTCGCGGTGGCGGTCGGCTTGGTGGGCGCGACCGCGAGCGCGCTGGCCAAGGTCTGCCTGGACGCGGTCATCCAGCACGACATGCCGGAGGCGTCGCGGGCCTCGGCGTTCGGCAGATCCGAGACGATCTTGCAGCTCGGCTGGGTCTTCGGCGGCGCGCTGGGAATTCTGCTGCCGCCGGTTTACTGGATCGGGTTCACCGTGGTCGCCGTCCTGCTGGCGCTCGTGCTGGCGCAGACGATCATCGCCGGTCGCGGCGGCACGCTGCTGCCACGACTTCCGCGCCGGGCCGCACCGGCCACCACCCCGTTAAGGACCGGGTCGTAG
- a CDS encoding zinc finger protein, translating to MSEYLTYIWRPVTGGRHAFPIAAKKTPAGGSVTAYCGAEADAAQLHERSELDWIREGTCMSCWRILANAPKPGRGAIPKGPAGRHHLRTSPS from the coding sequence GTGTCTGAGTATCTGACCTACATCTGGCGTCCTGTCACGGGCGGTCGCCATGCTTTTCCCATCGCTGCTAAGAAAACGCCCGCTGGGGGCTCAGTGACCGCGTACTGCGGTGCGGAGGCGGATGCGGCGCAGCTGCACGAGAGGTCCGAATTGGACTGGATCCGCGAAGGCACGTGCATGTCCTGCTGGCGCATCCTCGCCAACGCCCCGAAACCCGGCCGCGGTGCCATTCCCAAGGGGCCCGCCGGACGGCACCACCTACGCACCTCACCGTCGTAG
- a CDS encoding glutaminyl-peptide cyclotransferase: MLCGVVLTIGLGLLACAPQVPAQRDGQDDREQTDQGVGHAGSLPHLRAEVISVLSHDRSSFTQGLELAAGTLYEGTGLRGSSLLRATDLATGQVRRETRLPAELFGEGITITGDRIWQLTWQEGVALERDRETLAELRRVSYSGEGWGLCFDGSRLVMSDGSDRLTFRDPVTFAPIGGVDVRRGGGAVGELNELECVGGQVWANVWGRDEILRIDPASGQVTAVVDASGLLSPRQRAGTNVLNGIAAVPGTDEFLITGKYWPSIFRVRFVPS, translated from the coding sequence GTGCTGTGCGGCGTTGTGCTCACCATCGGGTTGGGGTTGCTGGCGTGCGCACCGCAGGTACCAGCGCAGCGCGACGGCCAGGATGACCGCGAGCAAACCGATCAGGGCGTTGGGCACGCGGGAAGCCTGCCACACCTTCGAGCGGAGGTGATCTCCGTGCTCTCGCACGACCGCTCCTCATTCACTCAGGGCCTCGAACTCGCCGCCGGCACCCTCTACGAAGGCACCGGCCTGCGGGGTTCCTCGCTGCTGCGCGCCACCGACCTCGCCACCGGCCAAGTGCGTCGGGAAACCCGGCTCCCGGCCGAACTCTTCGGTGAGGGCATCACCATCACGGGTGACCGTATCTGGCAGCTCACCTGGCAGGAAGGGGTTGCGCTCGAGCGCGACCGGGAGACGCTGGCCGAGTTGCGCCGAGTGTCGTACTCCGGCGAGGGCTGGGGCCTGTGCTTCGACGGGTCGCGGTTGGTCATGAGTGACGGCAGTGACCGGCTGACCTTCCGGGATCCGGTGACGTTCGCCCCGATCGGCGGGGTGGACGTGCGCCGCGGCGGGGGCGCGGTGGGGGAGCTCAACGAACTGGAGTGCGTCGGCGGGCAGGTGTGGGCCAACGTGTGGGGCCGCGACGAGATCCTGCGGATCGACCCGGCGAGCGGTCAGGTGACTGCCGTGGTGGACGCGTCGGGGCTGCTGAGCCCCCGGCAGCGGGCGGGTACCAATGTCCTCAACGGCATCGCGGCGGTGCCGGGCACCGACGAGTTCCTGATCACCGGGAAGTACTGGCCGTCGATTTTCCGGGTCCGATTCGTTCCGTCCTGA
- a CDS encoding sacsin N-terminal ATP-binding-like domain-containing protein translates to MNGSDAFGAAELRQAVLQSWEASPTRFREDANAEEDLRLGGYRDRLLVELAQNAADAAGTGGVLRVEFIDRELRVANTGAPLTADGVAGLASLRASAKREGASIGRFGVGFAAVLAVSDEPQVVSTSGGVAFSAARTREAAATLPGPAEEMAAREGAVPILRLPWPSIGEPPTGFDTEVRLPLRPEVDVDALLAAFIDQAPDLLLALPALAEIRIGEKTWRRVDEDADRLVVAGPARSERWLVHRAAGRLSETALTGLGVEARHATEWHVTWAVPLDDDGMPIPLAEDVLHAPTPTEERLSLPARLLASVPVEPDRRRVAASAASDAVLTFAAECYPALVKKLAAEHRTALVPLPGFPLSDVDDKLRQGVNDRLRVAAWLPAADGKLVAPLKSRVLDYASPELVELLHDVVPALLTADLADAQHRRSLHVLEVRRLGAAEIVEAVTGLQRPPSWWHRLYDALTVIEGADPLAREEFTALPVPLADGRTVTGVRDVLLSQRDADPDPAAMLSTLDIYGMRIAHPEATHPLLEKLGAHPAGPSELLDAPSLEEAVRSSVSNARAGADVRPLAEAVLRLVANAQPRDWLGALALPDADGDVRRADELLLPDAELLEVLDAEYIGEDAPLAVLDEDFAADHPRDLLRSIGVLDTFVVHVEEEPAEADEGFPDSHGWWAEQEAAQPDNWPPARFVGIRDLDLVAEDAWPEAIRLLVQNPETLRALREPNSYPAWWIARYALIEGYPPRHWRLSEAEDLAGLYDTVPDVQLDDEHLRIAGVRAELRIADADDAADLLERLGDPERTVRAGTALRAHQALADAVACSHVDPGELEPPEMVRSVSGAVVSTGRAVVLDEPWMLSVLEAPLVIAGGSPDQFDAEALAELLDLPLASEENTMQVVDPGRTQRWPEVARVPAACELLGIKVPSGDVTLHDVLRVRASTGEHRVHWWVDNTGKLHAERTPDGLGRALAWASGTWQERFALTALLADPEATTLLR, encoded by the coding sequence GTGAACGGATCGGACGCGTTCGGTGCGGCCGAGCTGCGGCAGGCCGTGCTGCAATCCTGGGAGGCATCGCCGACGCGGTTCCGCGAAGACGCCAACGCCGAGGAGGACCTCCGGCTCGGCGGCTACCGGGACCGCCTGCTGGTCGAGCTGGCGCAGAACGCCGCGGACGCCGCGGGCACCGGTGGTGTGTTGCGGGTTGAGTTCATCGACCGCGAACTGCGGGTGGCCAACACCGGGGCGCCGCTGACCGCGGACGGCGTAGCCGGCTTGGCGTCGTTGCGCGCATCGGCCAAGCGGGAGGGTGCCTCGATAGGCCGGTTCGGCGTCGGATTCGCCGCGGTGCTAGCGGTGTCCGACGAGCCGCAGGTCGTGTCGACCTCAGGTGGCGTGGCGTTCTCCGCGGCGCGGACCAGGGAAGCGGCGGCGACGCTGCCCGGACCTGCCGAGGAAATGGCGGCGCGCGAGGGCGCGGTGCCGATCCTGCGCTTGCCGTGGCCGAGCATCGGCGAGCCGCCGACTGGTTTCGACACCGAGGTGCGGCTGCCGCTGCGCCCGGAGGTCGATGTCGACGCGCTGCTGGCGGCTTTCATCGATCAGGCCCCTGACCTGTTGCTCGCGTTGCCCGCGCTGGCCGAGATCCGCATCGGCGAGAAAACCTGGCGTCGGGTGGACGAAGACGCCGATCGACTGGTCGTGGCCGGCCCGGCCCGCAGCGAGCGGTGGCTGGTGCACCGGGCGGCGGGCAGGTTGAGCGAGACTGCGCTGACTGGTCTGGGCGTCGAGGCTCGGCACGCCACGGAGTGGCACGTGACCTGGGCGGTGCCGTTGGACGACGACGGGATGCCGATCCCGCTGGCCGAAGATGTGCTGCACGCCCCGACCCCGACCGAGGAGCGGCTGTCGCTGCCCGCGCGGTTGTTGGCGAGCGTGCCGGTGGAGCCGGATCGGCGCCGGGTGGCGGCGTCGGCCGCCTCGGATGCGGTGCTGACCTTCGCCGCCGAGTGCTATCCCGCGCTGGTCAAGAAGCTTGCGGCGGAACACCGGACGGCGCTGGTGCCGCTGCCGGGCTTCCCGCTGTCCGATGTGGACGACAAGCTGCGGCAGGGTGTGAACGACCGGTTACGGGTCGCGGCGTGGCTGCCCGCCGCCGACGGAAAACTGGTCGCACCGCTGAAATCCAGGGTCCTCGACTACGCTTCGCCGGAGCTCGTCGAGCTGCTCCACGATGTGGTTCCCGCCCTGCTCACGGCCGATCTGGCCGATGCCCAGCACCGCAGGTCGCTGCACGTGCTGGAGGTCCGGCGACTCGGCGCGGCGGAGATCGTCGAAGCGGTCACCGGCCTGCAGCGCCCGCCAAGCTGGTGGCATCGCCTCTATGACGCGCTGACCGTGATCGAAGGCGCTGATCCGCTGGCGCGCGAGGAATTCACCGCACTTCCGGTGCCGCTGGCGGATGGCCGCACCGTGACCGGCGTGCGGGATGTCCTGCTCAGCCAACGAGATGCGGACCCAGACCCGGCCGCGATGCTGTCTACACTGGACATTTATGGGATGCGCATCGCGCACCCCGAAGCAACGCACCCGTTGCTGGAAAAGCTCGGCGCGCACCCGGCTGGCCCTTCGGAACTGCTGGATGCCCCGTCGCTGGAAGAGGCGGTGCGCAGCAGCGTCTCCAATGCGCGGGCCGGGGCGGACGTGCGGCCGCTGGCGGAGGCGGTGTTGCGGCTGGTCGCCAACGCACAGCCGCGCGACTGGCTGGGTGCTTTGGCGCTGCCCGACGCGGACGGCGACGTTCGTCGCGCGGATGAGCTCCTGCTGCCCGATGCGGAGCTGCTGGAGGTGCTCGACGCCGAGTACATAGGCGAAGACGCGCCGCTCGCGGTGCTGGATGAGGATTTCGCGGCCGACCATCCGAGGGATCTGCTGCGATCGATCGGGGTCCTGGACACCTTCGTGGTGCACGTGGAGGAAGAACCGGCCGAAGCCGACGAGGGCTTCCCCGATTCGCACGGCTGGTGGGCGGAGCAGGAAGCCGCCCAGCCCGACAACTGGCCGCCGGCCAGGTTCGTGGGCATCCGCGACCTCGACCTGGTCGCCGAGGATGCCTGGCCGGAGGCGATCCGGCTGCTGGTGCAGAACCCGGAAACCCTGCGAGCACTGCGCGAACCGAACAGCTACCCGGCCTGGTGGATCGCGCGCTACGCGCTGATCGAGGGCTATCCGCCCCGGCACTGGCGGTTGTCCGAAGCCGAAGATCTCGCGGGCCTGTACGACACGGTGCCCGACGTCCAGCTCGACGACGAGCACCTGAGGATCGCGGGAGTGCGCGCCGAGCTCCGCATCGCGGACGCCGACGACGCTGCGGACCTGCTGGAACGCCTCGGCGATCCGGAGCGCACAGTGCGCGCCGGAACCGCGCTGCGCGCGCATCAGGCGCTAGCGGATGCGGTCGCGTGCTCCCATGTCGATCCTGGTGAGCTCGAACCGCCGGAGATGGTGCGTTCGGTGTCGGGTGCCGTGGTCAGCACCGGGCGCGCGGTGGTGCTCGACGAGCCGTGGATGCTGAGCGTGCTGGAAGCGCCGTTGGTGATCGCCGGGGGCAGCCCGGACCAGTTCGACGCGGAAGCCCTGGCGGAACTCCTGGACCTGCCGTTGGCTTCCGAGGAGAACACCATGCAGGTGGTGGACCCGGGGCGCACCCAGCGCTGGCCCGAGGTGGCTCGCGTCCCGGCGGCCTGCGAACTGCTTGGGATCAAGGTGCCTTCCGGCGATGTCACCCTGCACGACGTGCTGCGTGTCCGAGCCTCGACAGGTGAACACCGCGTGCACTGGTGGGTCGACAACACCGGAAAGCTCCACGCGGAGCGAACCCCGGACGGCCTGGGCCGAGCGCTGGCCTGGGCATCCGGCACCTGGCAAGAGCGATTCGCCCTAACGGCCCTGCTGGCAGACCCAGAAGCAACAACCCTGCTGCGCTGA
- a CDS encoding DUF3027 domain-containing protein — translation MPNALIGLLAVILAVALRWYLRCARQQPQPDGEHNAAQHTSSREESHPDRLTRPTAAATTYGTINHVTPMPAPMTNPGAGAPFEDAGQPVPATPDRELAAAEDVARAAAEDEARPGADPIGSPVLTLDAEVSDPVGAHVGIEPEGPHAVTHYFESNYPGYVGWRWAVTVASVGPGEPVTVSEVVLLPGPDALTAPDWVPWNQRVRPGDLGAGDLLPTSAEDQRLAPGYLASDDPAVEEVAREVGLGRKRVLSMEGRLEAADRWHNGDFGPRSEVARMAPASCGTCGFFLKLAGSMGGAFGVCANEVAPADGRVVSVEYGCGAHSEVEVDTSSTVPVAEVVYDDATLDFESRG, via the coding sequence GTGCCCAACGCCCTGATCGGTTTGCTCGCGGTCATCCTGGCCGTCGCGCTGCGCTGGTACCTGCGGTGCGCACGCCAGCAACCCCAACCCGATGGTGAGCACAACGCCGCACAGCACACGTCGAGTCGGGAAGAGTCGCACCCCGATAGGTTGACACGGCCGACGGCAGCGGCGACCACGTACGGCACAATCAACCACGTGACCCCTATGCCTGCTCCGATGACCAACCCAGGTGCGGGTGCCCCGTTCGAGGACGCCGGTCAGCCCGTGCCCGCGACCCCGGACCGGGAGCTCGCCGCCGCGGAGGACGTCGCCCGAGCTGCGGCGGAGGACGAGGCGCGCCCGGGTGCGGATCCGATCGGCTCGCCGGTGCTGACCCTGGATGCGGAGGTCAGCGATCCGGTCGGCGCGCACGTCGGGATCGAGCCGGAGGGCCCGCACGCGGTCACGCACTACTTCGAGTCGAACTACCCGGGCTATGTCGGGTGGCGCTGGGCGGTCACGGTCGCCAGCGTCGGGCCGGGCGAGCCGGTGACGGTCAGCGAGGTCGTGCTGCTGCCCGGTCCGGACGCGCTGACCGCGCCGGATTGGGTGCCGTGGAACCAGCGGGTGCGGCCGGGTGACCTCGGTGCCGGGGACCTGCTGCCGACCAGCGCGGAGGACCAGCGGCTGGCGCCCGGCTACCTGGCCAGCGACGATCCGGCCGTGGAGGAGGTCGCCCGGGAGGTCGGCCTGGGCCGCAAGCGGGTGCTCAGCATGGAGGGGCGGCTGGAGGCCGCCGACCGCTGGCACAACGGCGACTTCGGGCCGCGTTCCGAGGTGGCCCGGATGGCCCCGGCGTCCTGCGGTACCTGCGGTTTCTTCCTGAAGCTGGCGGGTTCGATGGGCGGTGCCTTCGGTGTCTGCGCCAACGAGGTCGCGCCCGCCGACGGCCGGGTGGTCAGTGTCGAGTACGGCTGCGGCGCGCACTCGGAGGTCGAGGTGGACACTTCGTCGACGGTGCCGGTGGCCGAGGTCGTCTACGACGACGCCACCCTGGACTTCGAGTCGCGCGGGTGA
- a CDS encoding DUF3558 domain-containing protein — protein MLRRATFTAVTLLWVLGASACAPGSPETPSSTTSEAAPTTSAVPKVENPKNLKSITDACQLLTQDQLSQLGGGTDARPPQGETSALGEPKCNWRNNAFSTAVTINTKHGGLTEITKIAESSDNFKPTQVDGYQGARVDEQSALCRVEIAIADDQSVAINYFRNSGGKPEMNDPCGFAEKITSEVLKNIPDA, from the coding sequence TTGCTACGCCGCGCAACTTTCACCGCCGTCACCCTCCTTTGGGTCCTGGGGGCATCAGCATGCGCTCCGGGCTCGCCGGAGACGCCGAGTTCGACCACCAGCGAGGCGGCCCCCACAACCTCCGCAGTTCCCAAGGTCGAGAACCCGAAGAACCTAAAATCGATCACTGATGCTTGCCAGCTGCTGACACAAGACCAGCTTTCACAGCTCGGCGGTGGGACAGACGCGAGGCCACCGCAGGGCGAGACCTCCGCGCTGGGCGAACCAAAGTGCAATTGGCGAAACAACGCGTTCTCAACCGCTGTCACGATCAATACGAAACACGGCGGCTTGACCGAGATCACCAAAATCGCAGAGTCCAGCGACAACTTCAAGCCGACCCAAGTCGACGGTTACCAGGGTGCACGGGTTGACGAGCAGAGCGCTCTGTGCCGGGTAGAGATCGCAATCGCGGATGACCAGAGCGTGGCGATCAACTACTTCAGAAACTCAGGCGGCAAGCCGGAGATGAACGACCCATGTGGCTTCGCCGAGAAGATCACCAGTGAAGTCCTCAAGAACATCCCGGATGCCTGA
- a CDS encoding ESX secretion-associated protein EspG — protein MPKLDVDRLEFAILAERAGLSRIPMIASYSNYGTTVKDMPREFEAAEQRVRDRGLINPGGVNDRVMELLGIYPHAAVEYDLRFSSNKGTELRVAVSKARKTAVRTVVDGDRIILEPVHPNDVIPALVSVLPEHPPARIRPPLSVDLAEMRAAMTEVRRRGDEDPQAIEHTLRARGVNIASFRKMTQLLDGPRLGLGEVGVTIWDDRRKEFRGDQTLRIIDLQVGRTAVYNSGAQRMFAGADMSTFTRVLGELTTKTQREAAWR, from the coding sequence GTGCCCAAGCTCGATGTCGACCGACTCGAATTCGCGATCCTGGCCGAACGCGCCGGGCTCAGCAGGATCCCGATGATCGCGTCGTACAGCAACTACGGGACGACCGTCAAGGACATGCCACGCGAGTTCGAGGCGGCCGAGCAGCGGGTCCGCGATCGCGGGCTGATCAACCCCGGCGGCGTCAACGACCGGGTTATGGAGCTGCTGGGCATCTACCCGCACGCGGCGGTCGAGTACGATCTGCGGTTCTCCTCGAACAAGGGCACCGAGCTGCGGGTCGCGGTGTCCAAGGCGCGCAAGACCGCAGTGCGCACCGTCGTCGACGGCGACCGGATCATCCTGGAGCCGGTGCACCCCAACGACGTGATCCCGGCGCTGGTGTCGGTACTGCCCGAACACCCGCCCGCGCGAATCCGCCCGCCGCTGAGCGTCGACCTCGCCGAGATGCGCGCCGCGATGACCGAGGTGCGCCGCCGCGGCGACGAGGACCCGCAAGCGATCGAGCACACCCTGCGCGCTCGCGGCGTGAACATCGCCAGCTTCCGCAAGATGACGCAGCTCCTGGACGGCCCCCGGCTGGGCCTCGGCGAGGTGGGCGTCACGATCTGGGACGACCGACGCAAGGAGTTCCGGGGCGATCAGACGCTCCGCATCATCGACCTGCAGGTCGGCCGCACGGCGGTCTACAACAGCGGCGCGCAACGCATGTTCGCCGGAGCGGACATGAGCACCTTCACCCGAGTGCTCGGCGAGCTGACGACCAAGACCCAGCGCGAAGCCGCCTGGCGGTAG
- a CDS encoding helix-turn-helix domain-containing protein, with protein sequence MTTARSRGLGAEIRKLRKEAGLRLEELAAQCDWSRATLGRIESGAKVPTETEIAIILGTLGVKSRERTRLLELAQDAHQPHWWEVMGNTGLPLQLVALLDFERRATKITDVALGLVPGLLQVPDYTRAVIGAGGLRDKDVESRVALRLGRQTVLTGKDPVSFHALIDESVLHRPVGSYSIMADQLRHIERMALRPHITVQVIPFSLGAHVGLNGSQLIMEFQRQRTMVHLEHRRGGVFLDDPNDASPFVETVARLAEAALSPAESASLVAACAATMEERDEADQDVAEVQL encoded by the coding sequence ATGACAACTGCACGTTCCCGTGGACTGGGTGCGGAGATTCGCAAGCTCAGGAAGGAAGCTGGCCTGCGGCTAGAAGAACTGGCAGCACAGTGCGATTGGTCGAGGGCAACGTTGGGGCGGATCGAGTCCGGAGCAAAGGTTCCCACGGAAACTGAGATAGCAATCATCCTGGGAACTCTCGGAGTCAAAAGTCGGGAACGAACCCGTCTGCTCGAACTAGCCCAAGACGCACATCAGCCGCACTGGTGGGAAGTAATGGGCAACACAGGACTCCCCCTCCAACTCGTCGCGTTGCTGGATTTTGAACGACGCGCGACGAAAATTACCGACGTAGCGCTCGGACTAGTTCCAGGTCTGCTCCAGGTTCCCGACTACACCCGGGCCGTCATCGGTGCAGGCGGGCTCCGAGACAAAGACGTCGAGTCGAGAGTGGCGCTACGCCTCGGCAGGCAGACCGTCCTAACCGGGAAGGATCCGGTGTCGTTCCATGCCCTCATCGACGAGTCTGTGCTGCATAGACCGGTGGGGAGCTACAGCATCATGGCTGATCAACTGCGCCACATCGAACGAATGGCGCTTCGCCCACACATCACGGTTCAAGTCATTCCGTTCAGCCTAGGCGCGCACGTGGGCCTGAACGGAAGCCAGCTGATCATGGAATTTCAACGGCAACGCACGATGGTTCACTTGGAACACCGACGTGGCGGTGTCTTCTTGGACGACCCGAATGACGCTTCTCCCTTTGTAGAAACCGTGGCTAGGCTGGCTGAAGCAGCGTTGAGCCCGGCCGAATCTGCCAGCCTCGTCGCTGCTTGTGCCGCAACGATGGAGGAACGCGATGAAGCAGATCAAGATGTGGCGGAAGTCCAGCTATAG
- a CDS encoding DUF2771 family protein, giving the protein MHRGLKPLLAVAGIALVAGCAAPSQPQVTFYSHGNSVAVEPAQYCDATGQNCVTPSKNPVGELRVPDHAPLQISVPGKVAAAPWQVAFIYRGINGEELDGRSAVFPPNKRHAYTLQLPPDGTRLEHVEVQQFSAVLTPGAEGGVDFGIGGSWVLNINQ; this is encoded by the coding sequence GTGCATCGTGGACTGAAGCCGCTGCTGGCCGTGGCGGGCATCGCGCTCGTCGCCGGTTGCGCCGCCCCCAGCCAACCGCAGGTCACCTTCTACTCCCACGGGAACTCGGTGGCCGTCGAACCCGCCCAGTACTGCGACGCGACCGGGCAGAACTGCGTGACGCCGTCGAAGAATCCGGTCGGCGAGCTGCGAGTCCCCGACCACGCCCCACTGCAGATCTCGGTGCCCGGAAAGGTCGCCGCAGCGCCGTGGCAGGTGGCTTTCATCTATCGCGGCATCAACGGCGAGGAGCTGGACGGCCGCAGCGCGGTCTTCCCGCCCAACAAGCGCCACGCCTACACGCTGCAGCTGCCGCCGGACGGTACACGGCTGGAGCACGTGGAGGTCCAGCAGTTCTCGGCCGTGCTCACCCCCGGCGCCGAGGGCGGTGTCGACTTCGGCATCGGCGGCAGCTGGGTACTGAACATCAATCAGTAA
- a CDS encoding cold-shock protein: MPTGRVKWFDAEKGFGFLTQDGGEDVYVRASALPSGVDALKTGQRVDFDMAQGRRGPQALKVKLLDPLPSVAEARRRPADELHGMVDDMIKLLELKIQPDLRRGRYPDRKTAKRIGEVVRAVARELDPGS, from the coding sequence GTGCCGACCGGCAGGGTCAAGTGGTTCGACGCGGAGAAAGGCTTCGGCTTCCTGACCCAGGATGGTGGGGAGGACGTGTACGTGCGAGCCTCCGCGTTGCCGTCCGGTGTGGATGCGCTTAAGACCGGCCAGCGAGTCGACTTCGACATGGCGCAGGGGCGCCGCGGTCCGCAGGCGCTCAAGGTGAAGTTGCTGGACCCGCTGCCGTCGGTGGCAGAGGCGCGGCGCCGCCCCGCCGACGAGCTGCACGGCATGGTCGACGACATGATCAAGCTCCTTGAGCTGAAGATCCAGCCGGACCTGCGTCGGGGCCGTTATCCGGACCGCAAGACCGCAAAGCGCATCGGAGAGGTGGTGCGCGCGGTCGCCCGCGAGCTCGACCCGGGCAGCTGA